DNA sequence from the Sphingomonas bisphenolicum genome:
CTGATCGCGGCGGGCGCGGCGGGCGGCAATGGTGTCGATGTCGATGAATTTTGTCGCACCTCGCTGCCCGACATCTATGCCGTGGGCGATTGCGCCGCCCATGCCAACCGCTTCGCCGGCGGCGCGCAGATGCGGCTGGAATCGGTGCAGAACGCCAACGACCAGGCGAAGGTCGCGGTCGCCCATATCATGGGCAAGGAAGAGGCCTATGATGCCGTGCCCTGGTTCTGGTCGAACCAATATGACCTGAAGTTGCAGACGGTGGGGCTATCGACCGGCTTCGATCAGGCGATCCTGCGCGGCGACACGGCCAATCGCAGCTTTTCCGTCGTCTATCTGAAGGGCGGCAAGGTGATCGCGCTCGATTGCGTCAACATGGTCAAGGACTATGTGCAGGGCCGCGCCCATGTGATCGGCGGCGCAGCGCTGGACCTGGCGCAACTGGCCGATGCGAGCGTGCCGTTGAAGGAAGTGGGACTGGCCTGAAGGGCGCGGATTTCGTTCGGGTCCGGGCTGGCGGCGGACGGCGTGCGGGACACGCCGAAAATGGCTGAACTGGGTGGTAAACGGACAGAGCCACTTTCATTTCGTCATCCCAGCGAAGGCTGGCATGACGGAATATGGCTGATTGCAGACCGTTGCTTCGTCCCTACCCCCTGAACATCGCCTTCATCGCCAGGTCCCACGGCCCGCCGCGGTAGTGCCAGGCGGCGAGGCCGGCGATCGTGAAGGCGCGCGGTCGGAAATCCGCCGCCAATTGCGCCGCCAGCGCCTTCGCCACGTCCGGCCTCACCTTGTTCTGGACCGTGACGTGGAGGCGCGGGCGGGCCTGATCCTGCGGGGTCAGCAGGCCGGTGAAGGCATCCGCCAGATCGTCGCGCATCGTCATCAGGCCAGGACTGTCGATGCGATAGGCGACCCCCTGCCCCAGCGACATGACCGCGGCGAGCGTCGCGGCAGGCGCCGGCCCGCGGCACAGCCTTTTCAACCGATCCGCCAGTTCCGGCAACAGCGAGGGCGGCAGATGGTGGAACAGCGTGATATGCGCCGGCAGCATATTGCGATCGGGCGGAAAATGCGCGCGCCGCAGCCCGTCCGCCCAGGCGAAATCCGCCGCGCCCATCAGCGCCGTGACGATGACCGGCGCGCCTCGTTCCGCTATCGTCATGTCTCTTCCTGTCCGCAGCGATCGGGTGTATGATTTATCCTTGGCGTCCTGCACGGCGCAGCGGCGTGAAGCAAGGAGGGGGACATCATGGCCACGTCGCGTAGCGTCACGATCATCGGCGTCATTTTGCTGCTGTGGGGGCTGATGGGCATCGCCGCCTTCACCATGCAATATACAATGGACGTGCATGAACTGGCGCGGACCGACCCCGCCAGCGCGCGCGCCTTCGCGCTGATGCCTGCCTGGGTCTGGATCGTCTATGCCATCGCCGTGGCGACCGGCACCCTGGGCGCCATCGCGTTGCTGCTGCGCAAGGCAATCGCGCCCTTCCTGTGCCTGATCTCGCTGGTCTGCGTGATCGCGCAGTTCGGATATACGTTCCTCGGCACGAACCTGCTGGCGGAAAAGGGCTGGGCGGTCACCGTCCCCTTCCCCGCCCTGATCTTCGCCGTCGCTTTGTTCGCATGGCTCTATGCCCGGTCGCTGGTGGCGAAGGGGGTGTTGCGCTGAGTTAAGCCGCGGGATCAGCGCGCGTTGCCACTCATCGCCTTCAGGGCCTCCCCTGCCGCGCTGATCTGACCGCCGCGCCGCTGCAGTTCGCCGCCACATTGGACGAGCAGTTCCTTGGTCAGGCGTTCGTCGATATCGATCGCCTCGCGCTTCATCAGACTTGCAAGATCGATATCCGACTCCGCGCCGAAAATCTGACCGGCGAAGAAGAGCGAACCCAGCAGGCCGGACATTTTCAGCGTCGCATCCTCGCTCGACGCCAGCGACGCCACCACAATCAGGCAGCGCGCGGAATGACGGATCGCCGGATCATGGGTTTGGGCGTCGGCGTTGAACGGCAGCAACGCCGCGGCGAGCGGCCATAAATTCCGGTAACGCGCCTTCACAATTCGCCGCGCGCGCGGCGAATCTCGAACCATTTGCGCACATTCTCATTATGCTGCTGGTAGGTGTCGGCGAAGATGTGGCCGCCCTTGCCGTCGGCGACGAAATAGAGCGCCTTGGTCTGCGCCGGGTGCAGCACCGCCAGGATCGACAGCCGCCCCGGATTGGCGATCGGCCCCTTGGGCAGGCCGACCATGGCATAGGTATTGTAATCATTGACCGCCGCGATCTCCGACTTGCGGATGCGGCGGCCCAGCGGCTTGCCGCGGGTGATGGGATAGATGATCGTCGGGTCGGCCTGGAGCATCATGTTGGTGCGCAGCCGGTTGCTATAGACGCCCGCGACCATCGGCCGTTCGGACGGCACGCCGGTTTCCTTTTCGACGATGCTGGCCAGGATGATCGCCTCCTTCGGCGATTTGGCGATGGTTTCGGGCGCGCGCTCGGCCCAGAGCTGGGCCAGCGCCTTGTCCATCGCCGCCTGCATCCGTTTGAGGACGGCGGCGCGCGGCTCGCCCTTGTCGAAGGCGTAGCTGTCGGGCAGCACGCTGCCCTCCTCCGGCACCGGGATGCTGCCGGTCAACTGGTCGTTCGCCATCAGCCGTTCATGCACCAGAAGGGAAGGCATGCCTTCGGGAATGGTGATGAGCCGGGTCAGCGTCTTGCCGCCTTGCAGGATGGACAGGATGTCGCTGTTGCTGGCGCCGGCGGGGATGACGAATTCACCCGCCTTGATCGACTTGCCCGCGCCGAACACCTTCGCCCGCGTCAGGAAGGCGTCGGCGGAGCGCACCGCGCCCGCCCGCTTCAGCAGCACCGCCGCGTCGGACAGGGTCGATCCTTCCGGCACCACGATGCTGATATCCTGCGTCGCCGGCCCCTGCTCGCTCCAGCCATAGACGAAGCGGAAGGCGATGGAGGCCGCAACGGCCAGGCCGATCAGAAGGATGACGCCGGCGAGGCGGCGTGTGGGGGTGGATCTAGAACGCCGGGCCATCGCCGTCAGCCCATATCGTCATTGCAAGCGGAGCGAAGCCATCCCGTGACGCGCCCGTGGATGGCTTCCCCCGGCCTTCGCCGGGGTGCGCAATGACGATCCAAAGTCAGATCGCCTTCATGATGAGCGAGGCGTTGGTGCCGCCGAAACCAAAGGAGTTGTTCAGCACCGCGCGCACCTTGCGCTCCTTGGCGACGTGCGGGACCAGGTCCACGCCCTTGCAGCTCTCGCTCGGCTCGTCGAGGTTGAGCGTCGGCGGCACGATCCCGTCGCGCATGGCGAGGATGCAGAAGATGCTCTCCACCGCACCCGCGCCGCCCAGCAGATGGCCGATCGCCGACTTTGTGGAGGACATCGACATGCT
Encoded proteins:
- a CDS encoding 2'-5' RNA ligase family protein — its product is MTIAERGAPVIVTALMGAADFAWADGLRRAHFPPDRNMLPAHITLFHHLPPSLLPELADRLKRLCRGPAPAATLAAVMSLGQGVAYRIDSPGLMTMRDDLADAFTGLLTPQDQARPRLHVTVQNKVRPDVAKALAAQLAADFRPRAFTIAGLAAWHYRGGPWDLAMKAMFRG
- a CDS encoding sugar transporter, whose amino-acid sequence is MATSRSVTIIGVILLLWGLMGIAAFTMQYTMDVHELARTDPASARAFALMPAWVWIVYAIAVATGTLGAIALLLRKAIAPFLCLISLVCVIAQFGYTFLGTNLLAEKGWAVTVPFPALIFAVALFAWLYARSLVAKGVLR
- the mltG gene encoding endolytic transglycosylase MltG — protein: MARRSRSTPTRRLAGVILLIGLAVAASIAFRFVYGWSEQGPATQDISIVVPEGSTLSDAAVLLKRAGAVRSADAFLTRAKVFGAGKSIKAGEFVIPAGASNSDILSILQGGKTLTRLITIPEGMPSLLVHERLMANDQLTGSIPVPEEGSVLPDSYAFDKGEPRAAVLKRMQAAMDKALAQLWAERAPETIAKSPKEAIILASIVEKETGVPSERPMVAGVYSNRLRTNMMLQADPTIIYPITRGKPLGRRIRKSEIAAVNDYNTYAMVGLPKGPIANPGRLSILAVLHPAQTKALYFVADGKGGHIFADTYQQHNENVRKWFEIRRARGEL